The Coriobacteriia bacterium genome window below encodes:
- a CDS encoding DUF1727 domain-containing protein codes for MRLTAVLAAKTVSALSRVTRRGSGMTYSGIIAERLDPTFIRDMAGDPRDGVIVLTGTNGKTTTAKMLGDALAQWPRTIVRNDSGSNLRQGIASALALAAHPLTGAITADLAVFEVDEATMPRVAPDLSPRLICVTNLFRDQLDRYGDLDGTAEKIREGLSATPGATVLLNADDPIVAGLASSARGPVVTFGIDDPALARPVSGRGLNTAHCPTCGGSLAFARVYYGHLGDWGCPHCATVRPTPEYVARDIELSAESSRFTFVAEGVATRVDLPLTGVHNVYNALAALACATIAGMPAEQAAAAISRFKPAFGRAEKLDVDGKLIEIALAKNPIGAEQAIATALLLGAETIGIALNDNFADGTDVSWIWDIDLDSMDLSRASFVFSGSRAEDLVLRLKYAGVRGDRILMQKNPAEAILMLAQRMSDDHSVYMLATYTAMLELRGAWTPVGDRFSGLGKRLAHDG; via the coding sequence ATGAGGTTAACGGCTGTTCTGGCCGCCAAGACCGTCTCCGCACTGTCGAGAGTCACGCGGCGGGGCAGCGGCATGACCTACTCCGGCATCATTGCCGAGCGGCTGGATCCCACGTTCATCCGCGACATGGCAGGGGATCCGCGCGATGGCGTAATCGTCCTCACGGGCACCAACGGCAAGACGACGACCGCTAAGATGCTCGGGGACGCGCTGGCACAGTGGCCTCGCACGATCGTGCGCAACGACTCCGGCTCGAACCTGCGTCAAGGCATCGCCTCGGCCCTCGCACTCGCGGCACACCCGCTCACCGGTGCGATCACGGCCGACCTGGCCGTCTTCGAGGTCGACGAAGCGACCATGCCCCGAGTTGCCCCCGACCTCTCCCCCCGCCTTATCTGCGTCACGAACCTCTTCCGCGACCAGCTCGACCGCTATGGCGACCTCGACGGAACCGCGGAGAAGATCCGCGAGGGTCTCTCGGCAACTCCGGGCGCAACGGTGCTGCTGAACGCCGACGATCCCATTGTCGCCGGGCTTGCAAGTTCGGCACGCGGGCCTGTGGTCACGTTCGGGATCGACGATCCGGCGCTCGCTCGCCCCGTATCGGGCCGCGGACTCAACACGGCGCATTGCCCCACGTGCGGTGGAAGCCTCGCGTTTGCCCGCGTCTACTACGGTCACTTGGGCGACTGGGGATGCCCGCACTGTGCGACCGTGCGGCCGACGCCGGAGTACGTGGCGCGCGACATCGAGCTTTCCGCCGAGTCTTCGCGGTTCACCTTCGTCGCCGAGGGAGTCGCCACCCGCGTCGATCTTCCGCTGACGGGGGTTCATAACGTCTACAACGCTCTGGCGGCGCTGGCCTGCGCGACGATCGCAGGGATGCCCGCCGAGCAGGCCGCCGCCGCGATCTCCCGATTCAAGCCCGCATTCGGCCGTGCCGAGAAGCTCGATGTGGACGGCAAACTCATCGAGATCGCGCTTGCGAAGAACCCCATCGGCGCCGAGCAGGCAATCGCGACGGCGCTCTTGCTCGGAGCGGAGACAATCGGCATTGCGCTGAACGACAACTTCGCCGATGGCACCGACGTGTCGTGGATCTGGGACATCGATCTTGATTCGATGGATTTGTCCCGCGCATCGTTCGTGTTTTCAGGAAGCCGCGCGGAGGACCTTGTTCTCAGGCTCAAATACGCGGGCGTGCGCGGTGACCGCATCCTGATGCAGAAGAACCCGGCTGAGGCTATCCTCATGCTTGCCCAGCGCATGTCCGACGATCACAGCGTGTACATGCTGGCCACCTACACTGCCATGCTTGAGCTGCGAGGCGCCTGGACTCCCGTCGGCGACCGGTTCTCGGGGCTTGGAAAGAGGCTCGCGCATGACGGCTGA
- the pstA gene encoding phosphate ABC transporter permease PstA yields the protein MSTSAMKKSRVKRARAFETTAKIITGACLLFAVVATIGVIGAIVYRGAPSITAEFLSAMPKSNMRAGGIWPAIYGTLALTFGTALFALPLGVGAGIYLSEYAKRGLRTRIVRLSIANMAGVPSIVYGLFGLALFVIVAHFGKSLIAGSLTLACLTLPVVISATEEALRQVPQDLRQASLALGATKLRTVARVVLPAAAPGIVTGSILGLSRAAGETAPIILTAAAFYAPLPNSPFEPVMALPYHLYIMATQAVKPAPHIVWGTALVLVAGVTIAGVLAAAWRSRQRSKIRW from the coding sequence ATGAGCACGTCTGCTATGAAGAAGTCGCGGGTCAAGCGCGCCCGTGCGTTCGAGACGACCGCCAAGATCATCACCGGCGCGTGCCTCCTCTTCGCGGTGGTGGCGACGATCGGCGTCATCGGCGCCATCGTCTACCGCGGGGCGCCTTCGATCACGGCCGAGTTTCTCTCGGCGATGCCCAAGAGCAACATGCGCGCAGGCGGTATTTGGCCGGCAATTTACGGCACGCTCGCCCTTACCTTCGGGACCGCACTATTCGCGTTGCCGCTGGGCGTCGGAGCAGGCATCTACCTCTCTGAGTACGCCAAACGCGGCCTGCGCACACGCATCGTCAGGCTGTCGATTGCGAACATGGCGGGAGTTCCGTCGATCGTGTACGGGCTGTTCGGCCTGGCGCTCTTCGTCATCGTGGCGCACTTCGGCAAGTCGCTCATTGCAGGTTCGCTGACCCTTGCATGTCTCACGCTGCCGGTCGTCATCTCCGCGACTGAAGAAGCGCTCCGTCAGGTGCCTCAGGACCTTCGGCAGGCGTCGCTTGCCTTGGGTGCCACGAAACTGCGTACGGTTGCACGTGTGGTGTTGCCCGCGGCAGCACCGGGGATCGTTACCGGGTCGATCCTCGGCCTCTCTCGAGCCGCCGGGGAAACCGCGCCGATCATTCTCACGGCCGCCGCATTCTATGCCCCGCTGCCGAACTCCCCGTTCGAGCCGGTCATGGCGCTGCCGTACCACCTCTACATCATGGCCACTCAGGCCGTGAAACCCGCCCCGCACATCGTGTGGGGAACCGCCCTCGTACTCGTGGCAGGCGTGACGATCGCGGGAGTGCTCGCGGCCGCCTGGCGTTCTCGGCAAAGGAGCAAGATCAGATGGTAG
- the pstC gene encoding phosphate ABC transporter permease subunit PstC, whose product MTVPSSQKTARKGRPAFNRAADAIARRSIWVCGWVAIAVLVAIFVFLAWNATQALRDVGLWKMLSGTDWYPTIEPARYGFLPSIVGSLWVTGIALLLAVPIGIAGSIYLSEFATGWVKEVTKSVVEFMVAVPSVVLGLLGLAYLAPLLATTFHVSSGLMALTAGLVVGIMSLPTIISISEDALHSVPKDLRQGSLALGNTRWQTIYKVVVPSASSGIFAAVMLGLGRAIGETMVVLMLAGNSGLIISSPLEAARTLTGTIAQEMGEVVSGGEHYSVLFTMGLVLFVITFLINLAADMVLERQRKRWRR is encoded by the coding sequence ATGACTGTACCGTCTTCACAGAAGACGGCGCGCAAGGGCCGCCCGGCCTTCAACCGGGCGGCCGATGCGATCGCCAGGCGTTCAATATGGGTGTGTGGGTGGGTGGCCATTGCGGTTCTCGTGGCCATCTTTGTATTTCTCGCATGGAACGCAACGCAGGCCCTCCGGGATGTGGGTTTGTGGAAGATGCTCTCGGGCACGGACTGGTATCCAACGATTGAGCCTGCCAGGTATGGCTTCCTGCCGTCGATAGTGGGCTCGCTGTGGGTGACCGGCATCGCGCTTCTGCTCGCAGTTCCGATCGGCATTGCGGGCTCGATCTATCTGTCCGAGTTCGCCACGGGTTGGGTCAAGGAGGTCACAAAGTCGGTCGTGGAGTTCATGGTCGCCGTTCCGTCGGTCGTGTTGGGACTGCTCGGGCTGGCGTATCTGGCCCCGCTGCTGGCTACGACGTTCCATGTTAGCTCGGGGCTCATGGCGCTGACGGCCGGCCTCGTCGTGGGAATCATGTCGCTGCCCACCATCATCTCGATTTCCGAGGACGCGCTGCACAGCGTACCCAAGGACCTGCGGCAGGGGTCGCTCGCTCTGGGCAACACAAGGTGGCAGACGATCTACAAGGTTGTCGTTCCCTCGGCGTCCTCGGGTATCTTCGCGGCGGTGATGCTGGGCTTGGGCCGGGCCATCGGCGAGACAATGGTCGTGCTCATGCTTGCCGGGAACTCCGGCCTCATCATCTCTTCACCGCTTGAGGCAGCGCGCACGCTCACGGGGACGATTGCTCAGGAGATGGGTGAGGTCGTGAGTGGGGGAGAGCACTACTCAGTGCTGTTCACGATGGGTCTGGTGCTGTTCGTCATCACGTTCCTGATCAACCTTGCCGCCGACATGGTGCTCGAGCGTCAGCGTAAGAGGTGGCGTCGATGA
- a CDS encoding calcium/sodium antiporter, which translates to MVGGLLLLVIGAEGLVRGSTALALRLGVTSLVIGLTIVAFGTGSPEFVLSVQAARAGNGGLALGNIVGSNISNIALVLGIAALVKPMRVRSELILREVPLMIAVTLVLGGMLLDGSLSRLDGLLLVLGAVAYTVFSYSAAKRGEGRAIEAEFDEALVSPKRRLSVDLILLATGLAALLLGANMLLKGAVFIAETLGISQVVIGLTIVAIGTSLPELATSVTSAIRGEADVAFGNVIGSNILNILAVLGVAALIRPFDVEGLRATDLAVMVASAVLLLPLMWRGSVLNRWEGAGLLCGYVVYLYSLLS; encoded by the coding sequence ATGGTCGGCGGGCTTCTGCTCTTGGTCATCGGGGCCGAGGGCTTGGTTCGCGGAAGCACGGCCCTAGCTCTTCGCCTCGGTGTCACATCGCTGGTGATCGGCCTGACCATCGTCGCGTTCGGTACGGGCAGCCCCGAGTTCGTTCTGAGTGTCCAAGCGGCACGAGCCGGAAACGGCGGTCTGGCTTTGGGCAACATTGTTGGTTCCAACATCAGCAATATTGCGCTTGTCCTAGGAATCGCCGCTCTCGTGAAGCCAATGCGTGTGCGCTCCGAGTTGATCCTGCGCGAAGTGCCGTTGATGATTGCTGTAACGCTGGTGTTAGGGGGCATGCTCCTTGACGGAAGCCTAAGCCGTCTCGACGGGCTCCTTCTGGTTCTGGGGGCCGTCGCCTACACGGTATTCTCCTATTCTGCGGCGAAGCGCGGCGAGGGTCGTGCGATTGAGGCGGAATTCGACGAGGCACTGGTGAGTCCCAAGCGTCGTCTGAGTGTGGATCTGATACTACTTGCGACCGGGTTAGCGGCACTGCTCCTCGGGGCAAACATGCTGCTCAAGGGTGCTGTGTTCATCGCCGAGACACTTGGGATCAGTCAAGTCGTGATAGGCCTTACAATCGTTGCGATAGGTACGAGTCTGCCTGAGCTTGCGACGTCAGTCACTTCTGCCATCCGGGGCGAAGCAGATGTCGCATTCGGCAATGTCATCGGATCGAACATCCTCAACATCTTGGCGGTTCTCGGCGTGGCCGCTCTGATACGTCCGTTCGACGTGGAGGGGCTCAGGGCGACCGACCTTGCCGTCATGGTCGCAAGCGCTGTGCTGCTGCTACCGCTCATGTGGCGTGGTTCGGTGTTGAATCGGTGGGAGGGCGCGGGCTTGCTCTGCGGATACGTCGTGTACCTGTACTCGCTTCTGTCCTAA
- the pstB gene encoding phosphate ABC transporter ATP-binding protein produces the protein MVESASGTFELVDVSVTYGKETAVAGVSMHIAPKKVTALIGPSGCGKSTLLRVLNRMNDEVGNVTTGGKVLLDGVNINSRDVDPVELRMRVGMVFQRPNPFPMTIYDNVAFGPRTQGIRKRAELDTLVEESLRRAALWNEVKGSLKKHAFELSGGQQQRLCIARALATQPEVMLMDEPASALDPISTQQIEDTIAELKPTVTIVIVTHNMQQAARISDHTAFMLRESMDRPAELIEYGDTKAMFTTPHDKRTEAYITGRFG, from the coding sequence ATGGTAGAGTCCGCGAGCGGGACATTCGAACTCGTTGACGTGTCGGTGACTTACGGTAAGGAGACCGCGGTCGCGGGCGTCAGCATGCACATCGCACCCAAGAAAGTGACGGCGCTTATTGGCCCGTCGGGATGCGGCAAGTCCACGCTGCTGCGGGTGCTGAACCGCATGAACGACGAAGTGGGCAACGTGACAACGGGCGGCAAAGTGCTGCTCGACGGGGTGAACATCAACAGCCGAGACGTTGATCCTGTGGAACTCAGGATGCGCGTGGGTATGGTGTTCCAGCGGCCCAATCCTTTCCCGATGACCATCTACGACAACGTCGCCTTCGGGCCTCGGACGCAAGGGATACGCAAGCGCGCCGAGCTCGACACACTGGTAGAGGAGTCGTTGCGGCGTGCCGCCCTTTGGAATGAGGTCAAAGGTTCGCTCAAGAAGCATGCTTTCGAACTCTCCGGTGGGCAGCAACAGCGCCTCTGCATTGCACGTGCGCTGGCGACTCAACCCGAGGTCATGCTGATGGACGAGCCGGCCTCGGCACTCGACCCGATCTCGACCCAGCAGATCGAGGACACTATCGCCGAGCTCAAGCCAACCGTGACGATCGTGATCGTGACCCACAACATGCAGCAGGCAGCGCGTATTTCCGACCACACCGCCTTCATGTTGCGTGAGTCGATGGATCGGCCCGCGGAGCTGATCGAGTATGGGGACACCAAGGCGATGTTCACGACGCCGCATGACAAACGCACGGAAGCATACATCACGGGCCGCTTCGGATAG
- the nhaA gene encoding Na+/H+ antiporter NhaA — MPKRMPEDFGRFLSTEVVGAIVLLAATVIALVFANSPLHVAYEAFWETSVGIAIGDHGFSMPLVDLVNDALMALFFLVVGLEIKREILVGELSARRKAALPLLAAIGGMAVPALVYLALNYGGAGESGWGIPMATDIAFAVGVMALLGSRVPQGLKVFLVSLAIVDDIGAILIIAVAYTADLSVLWLAFAVLLLVALVLLNRLSVDHPAPYLIVGVLMWFCVLLSGVHSTIAGVMLAFAIPSTAKLDPLSFARQTREDCSEIESHHVRGEHVLENDRQQIVARRIRRAAHHTSAPLQRLEFALHPWTTFLVLPLFALANAGVRFVDASLTDLFATPIALGVTLGLLLGKPFGIVLATWLAERFHLVELPSGTGWRHIIGAGILGGIGFTMSIFISGLAFSDASQVNEAKAAIMIASVVAGYAGYLVLRSVCKDRAR, encoded by the coding sequence ATGCCCAAGCGTATGCCCGAGGATTTTGGGCGGTTCTTGAGCACCGAGGTTGTTGGCGCGATCGTGCTGCTGGCGGCTACGGTAATCGCTCTGGTGTTCGCGAACTCGCCGCTCCATGTGGCTTACGAGGCGTTCTGGGAGACTTCTGTCGGCATCGCGATCGGCGATCACGGCTTCTCGATGCCGCTGGTCGATCTGGTCAACGATGCACTCATGGCACTCTTCTTCTTGGTAGTCGGGCTCGAGATCAAGCGCGAGATTCTCGTTGGCGAGCTCTCTGCTCGTCGAAAGGCAGCGCTCCCGCTGCTCGCCGCCATCGGCGGTATGGCTGTCCCTGCACTTGTGTACCTAGCGCTGAACTACGGAGGGGCAGGGGAGAGCGGCTGGGGTATCCCGATGGCGACCGACATCGCGTTCGCAGTTGGGGTCATGGCGCTTCTCGGCAGCCGCGTGCCTCAGGGACTCAAGGTATTCCTCGTGTCTTTGGCGATTGTGGATGACATCGGTGCCATCCTGATCATAGCGGTTGCGTACACGGCGGATCTCTCCGTGCTATGGCTCGCCTTTGCGGTTCTGCTGCTCGTCGCGCTCGTCCTGCTGAATCGTCTCTCGGTCGATCATCCGGCACCATACCTGATCGTCGGAGTGCTCATGTGGTTCTGCGTGCTACTGAGCGGCGTTCACTCGACCATCGCAGGCGTCATGCTTGCTTTCGCGATCCCGTCCACCGCCAAGCTCGATCCCCTGTCGTTTGCTCGACAGACCCGCGAAGACTGTTCCGAGATCGAGAGCCATCACGTTCGGGGGGAGCACGTTCTTGAGAATGATCGCCAGCAAATCGTGGCTCGCCGCATCCGCCGAGCAGCACACCATACATCCGCGCCTCTGCAGCGGCTCGAATTCGCGCTGCACCCGTGGACGACGTTTCTGGTGCTCCCGCTCTTCGCGCTCGCTAACGCGGGGGTCAGATTCGTTGACGCAAGCCTTACCGATCTCTTCGCGACCCCGATCGCACTGGGCGTCACGCTCGGCCTTCTGCTCGGCAAGCCGTTCGGAATCGTGCTGGCGACGTGGCTCGCGGAACGCTTTCACCTGGTCGAGCTTCCGTCGGGCACAGGTTGGCGCCACATCATTGGTGCCGGTATCCTCGGCGGAATCGGTTTCACGATGTCGATTTTCATTAGCGGGCTGGCCTTCAGTGACGCATCCCAAGTCAATGAAGCGAAGGCCGCGATCATGATCGCTTCCGTCGTGGCCGGCTACGCGGGCTATCTGGTGCTCAGGAGTGTATGCAAGGATCGTGCACGCTAG
- a CDS encoding response regulator transcription factor, with translation MATLLVVEDDPIIRQTVQYSLKRAGFTVHAVSDGGEALEAAARIQPDLILLDLMLPGMDGYEIAERLRRTDKETAIIMVTALDTERDKVRGLDVGADDYITKPFSTEELLARVRANLRRVRAKEALAGDRLIEVGDLTIDPKSFRVSVRGTQPRLRLKEFQLLLALAQRPGQLSTRQFLAEEVWGYEHLASSRTIDVHVRRLRQAIEDPSDYIYIHTVHGMGYRFEPILKSDLEPNGGVRR, from the coding sequence GTGGCAACCTTGCTCGTTGTCGAAGACGATCCGATCATTCGTCAGACAGTTCAGTACTCCCTGAAACGTGCAGGGTTCACCGTCCATGCGGTCAGCGACGGCGGCGAGGCCCTGGAAGCTGCCGCGCGCATCCAGCCCGACTTGATTCTTCTGGATCTCATGTTGCCGGGTATGGACGGCTATGAAATCGCTGAGCGTCTCCGGCGAACCGACAAAGAGACCGCCATCATCATGGTGACAGCGCTCGACACCGAGCGTGACAAGGTGCGCGGCCTAGACGTCGGCGCCGACGACTACATAACCAAACCCTTCTCGACCGAGGAGCTCCTTGCCCGCGTCCGCGCCAATCTGAGGCGGGTTCGTGCCAAGGAGGCCCTCGCCGGCGATCGGCTCATCGAAGTGGGCGACCTCACGATCGACCCAAAGAGTTTCCGGGTTTCGGTGCGCGGCACTCAACCTCGCCTGCGCCTGAAAGAGTTCCAGCTTCTGCTCGCACTGGCGCAGCGTCCCGGCCAGCTCTCCACGCGCCAGTTCCTTGCCGAGGAAGTGTGGGGCTACGAGCATCTCGCCTCTTCCAGAACCATCGACGTTCACGTGAGACGCTTGAGGCAGGCCATTGAGGACCCGTCGGACTACATCTACATCCACACGGTTCACGGAATGGGGTACCGCTTCGAACCGATCCTCAAGTCCGACCTTGAGCCGAACGGCGGGGTGCGCAGATGA
- a CDS encoding NERD domain-containing protein, which translates to MAHTFGRPAYIGARRGAVKIGLLVTGLLAWGVIEVVLTMQGQYLSAFFGFLVGMAILIALAPRVGRLARDAGRHFRELKRADGGMLVDRELSTLPRTYAIFTDMNWNLGGSGAPDSVGHVVVGPTGVFAVRIERRRQSGPAVSSGTSNIDSAEQVARSMREALAHWSGGELSSVPVEAIIVYTAGGAIMEHPRTSDVRTVRSFELSRAIMQDRRRDLLTSKQVYWISRALYGRMESRDQIAYGSELEALGALSKAAWV; encoded by the coding sequence ATGGCGCACACATTCGGTAGGCCGGCGTATATCGGGGCGCGAAGAGGGGCCGTCAAAATCGGGCTCTTGGTCACCGGTCTGTTGGCGTGGGGCGTCATCGAGGTAGTGCTCACTATGCAGGGGCAGTACCTCTCCGCGTTCTTCGGCTTCCTTGTGGGCATGGCCATCCTGATTGCGCTGGCACCGCGCGTCGGCCGACTGGCCCGGGACGCCGGTCGCCACTTCAGGGAGTTGAAGCGGGCTGACGGCGGGATGCTCGTCGATCGCGAGCTTTCGACGCTGCCTCGCACGTACGCTATCTTCACCGACATGAACTGGAACCTGGGCGGCTCCGGCGCTCCCGACAGCGTGGGTCACGTCGTGGTCGGGCCGACCGGCGTCTTTGCTGTGCGCATAGAGCGCCGTCGTCAGTCAGGTCCCGCGGTTTCAAGCGGCACATCGAACATCGATTCGGCCGAACAGGTTGCGCGATCCATGCGTGAGGCCCTCGCCCATTGGTCGGGCGGCGAGCTGAGCTCGGTGCCGGTCGAGGCAATCATCGTCTACACCGCTGGTGGCGCCATCATGGAGCACCCGAGAACTTCCGACGTGCGCACCGTGCGATCGTTTGAACTCTCTCGCGCCATCATGCAGGACCGCCGCCGAGACCTGCTGACGTCAAAACAGGTGTACTGGATCAGCCGGGCGCTCTACGGGCGCATGGAGTCGCGCGACCAGATCGCCTACGGCAGTGAACTCGAAGCACTCGGCGCGCTCTCGAAGGCAGCGTGGGTCTAG
- a CDS encoding PstS family phosphate ABC transporter substrate-binding protein — protein sequence MLVAGSEKSVRMMYTHKEEMLVKLRKWLMISLAAMLATGALAAGGCSSKSTSTDTNTSGSTKSTLSGTIKISGSDTMVNMAQAWAEKFNTENPGVVLTVAGGGSGVGIAAFLNKTVDFANASRKLKDAEKSQATTAGLNAVTTVVAKDAVTIIVNSANTMKDITKEQLGKIYRGEITNWKDVGGKDATIVLLGRDSSSGTYSFIQDEIIGSGKTYAKSMRNLQSNQAIVDEVSKNADAIGYVGLGYDNSSIKVLTCAGVTASVDTVLNGTYPLSRDLNMISNGQPTGVMKAYIDWILGTEGQKIVAEQGFVPLKK from the coding sequence ATGCTCGTAGCGGGCTCGGAAAAGAGCGTGCGAATGATGTACACACACAAGGAGGAGATGCTGGTGAAACTCAGGAAGTGGTTGATGATATCGCTTGCGGCGATGCTCGCAACCGGTGCCCTCGCGGCAGGCGGTTGTAGTTCGAAGAGCACAAGTACAGACACGAACACGTCGGGATCGACTAAGTCGACATTGTCCGGCACGATCAAGATCTCAGGCTCCGACACGATGGTGAATATGGCACAGGCCTGGGCCGAGAAGTTCAACACCGAGAACCCGGGTGTCGTGCTGACGGTCGCGGGCGGCGGCTCCGGCGTTGGTATAGCGGCGTTCTTGAACAAGACAGTCGACTTCGCCAACGCTTCGCGTAAGCTCAAAGATGCCGAGAAGTCCCAGGCGACGACGGCCGGTCTCAACGCGGTCACCACGGTTGTTGCGAAAGATGCTGTCACGATCATCGTGAACTCGGCGAACACGATGAAGGACATCACGAAGGAGCAGCTGGGCAAGATCTACCGCGGTGAGATCACCAACTGGAAGGACGTCGGCGGCAAGGACGCGACGATCGTCCTTCTCGGCAGGGACTCGTCTTCGGGCACGTACTCTTTCATCCAGGACGAGATCATCGGCAGCGGCAAGACCTACGCAAAATCGATGCGCAACCTCCAGTCCAACCAGGCGATTGTTGACGAGGTCAGCAAGAACGCCGATGCGATCGGTTACGTGGGCCTCGGCTACGACAACTCCTCAATCAAGGTTCTGACCTGCGCGGGAGTGACTGCCTCAGTAGACACGGTGCTCAACGGCACCTATCCGCTGAGTCGTGACCTGAACATGATCAGCAACGGTCAGCCGACGGGCGTCATGAAGGCATACATCGATTGGATCCTCGGCACCGAGGGCCAGAAGATCGTTGCCGAGCAAGGTTTCGTGCCCCTGAAGAAGTAG
- a CDS encoding glutamine amidotransferase, whose protein sequence is MTADIPARRKIKIAHLYPEAMDLYGDIGNIITLCRRCEWRGIDVEVLEVRAGDDADLHDADLLVMGGGQDSAESYVASDLKARGALIRTLVDEGAAALVVCGGLQLFGLTYETASGAELEGIGVFNVRTTAGGRRYIGNIAIEAKLGTPSDAVEPETVVLVGFENHSGLTHVGGDTLPLGRVLMGAGNLGDGSVEGAIYKNAIGTYLHGPVLPKNPKLADHLIATALAHRYGVNEPLGELDDTAEMAAHAVALTRCETGRVAGPVRKKA, encoded by the coding sequence ATGACGGCTGACATCCCCGCTCGCAGGAAGATCAAAATCGCGCACCTCTACCCCGAGGCCATGGATCTCTATGGCGACATCGGCAACATCATCACGCTGTGCCGACGCTGCGAGTGGCGTGGGATCGACGTCGAGGTTCTTGAGGTGCGAGCCGGAGACGACGCGGACCTGCACGACGCCGACCTGCTCGTCATGGGGGGCGGCCAGGACAGCGCGGAGTCTTACGTGGCAAGCGACCTGAAGGCACGCGGCGCGCTCATCCGCACGCTTGTCGATGAGGGCGCTGCTGCGCTCGTCGTGTGCGGAGGATTGCAGCTCTTCGGCCTCACCTACGAGACGGCGTCGGGTGCGGAGCTGGAAGGCATCGGCGTCTTCAATGTGAGGACGACGGCGGGCGGGCGGCGCTACATCGGCAACATCGCGATCGAAGCCAAGCTGGGCACACCAAGCGATGCGGTGGAGCCGGAAACCGTGGTCTTGGTCGGCTTTGAGAACCACTCGGGCCTCACCCACGTCGGCGGGGACACTCTTCCGCTTGGGCGCGTACTCATGGGAGCGGGCAACCTCGGCGACGGATCAGTCGAAGGTGCAATCTACAAGAACGCCATCGGCACGTACCTGCACGGGCCCGTGCTGCCCAAGAATCCCAAGCTCGCGGATCACCTCATCGCAACCGCTCTCGCGCACCGCTACGGCGTGAACGAGCCCCTCGGCGAACTCGATGACACTGCCGAGATGGCCGCCCATGCGGTCGCACTCACACGCTGCGAAACCGGGCGCGTCGCCGGGCCGGTGCGAAAGAAAGCCTAG